The Pyrenophora tritici-repentis strain M4 chromosome 2, whole genome shotgun sequence genome window below encodes:
- a CDS encoding F-box produces MSDTLEHTVTDPLLARPSNPRTNPQQIFLSHDTTNAQPSPRRSEVLRHVFPRPSRSRTHVRKISPRVTKADRSSVAIASKLQLRPRVAFHKYISSFFGTAHDRDIATISPEARSRASSFASRPGSSLCGSEPSLDMVSPATFFFSGPSLRSVGSYSDSMSRLPSLAETSSDIELFRRARTSSFSVLDDADVLEDAILEPGVDQGITRTVSDVLLSADTPTEEEKDSFLGEPEDGDPPTQDDTQGHGVYEDPRFLNHTTISPVITFAILLSPYLDKAEWKALRLTNRAWYLALSVAAPPRYPKAYHLPVEIVQHVYDYLSPKDFNAARHTCRAWMRASLDKKLLMTMLSRGGWLSSAENAVVSPPDSIIPRCEEWLLSCHLSRQCALTSGWSGNGLDTRAALVESSNIDFSELANGYASGLIFTTSLCSRYLCVARETVIYIYDIGNRLPVPVTSVLCPRRVLGMSMDVSSGRHAIAALLEGRMGLVCELRYGRFSDGSPVEVYVEDDGQQSGITAKPSTETSHAGVSTEGVSFEKKGLLRDQYDRTYIQERDATTFDAIANMQLDSSGPPKIQSAKAETLPESCAHGIPIENETSTIYRHLCSEDDPPRSVAICPKRRCVAFGCSAGIELHWIDALTGQSLSRWFPLTAPSDYLYFLSPRPGFESAKKLRLISSAAHPEDRPVIRRKFFGLQAVSSLWGSFGFEAASRNPGSPNCDHYHAVPLSDGHHILFIDPVSGRLALGCDAPLGGPTKLLRKLMFISPDNNAVPRLYSAATDLSQGVRIVVTYEDSIMLYSVPPDMLRLSHEEQKTERSELSSVSSHSANERQRNHWLN; encoded by the exons ATGTCCGACACGCTGGAGCACACAGTCACAGATCCATTACTTGCTAGACCAAGTAACCCAAGGACGAACCCGCAACAGATTTTCTTGTCCCACGATACTACCAATGCCCAACCGTCGCCCAGACGATCAGAAGTCCTCCGCCACGTTTTTCCTCGGCCATCACGAAGTCGAACTCACGTCCGCAAGATTTCACCCCGCGTCACCAAAGCTGATCGTTCTAGTGTCGCGATCGCATCTAAGCTTCAATTAAGGCCACGAGTTGCCTTCCACAAGTACATTTCATCGTTCTTTGGTACCGCCCACGACCGCGATATAGCTACAATCAGCCCAGAGGCAAGGTCTAGGGCATCCAGCTTTGCATCTAGACCGGGATCCTCTTTGTGTGGATCAGAGCCTAGCTTGGATATGGTCTCGCCGGCCACATTCTTCTTCAGTGGACCAAGTCTTCGATCAGTTGGATCTTACAGTGACTCGATGTCTCGCCTTCCAAGCCTTGCGGAGACTAGCAGTGACATCGAACTCTTCCGCCGAGCACGAACTTCTTCTTTCTCCGTACTGGACGATGCAGATGTACTTGAAGACGCCATCCTAGAGCCTGGCGTCGATCAAGGCATCACCCGTACTGTATCTGACGTCTTACTCAGTGCTGATACACCAActgaagaagagaaagatTCTTTTCTTGGTGAGCCCGAAGATGGTGACCCTCCCACTCAAGATGATACACAAGGTCATGGTGTGTACGAGGACCCTCGTTTCCTGAACCATACAACAATCTCGCCAGTGATAACATTTGCCATTCTCCTCTCGCCCTACCTGGATAAGGCGGAATGGAAAGCATTGCGATTGACAAACCGAGCATGGTACCTTGCTTTGAGCGTCGCCGCGCCACCAAGGTATCCCAAGGCGTATCATCTACCTGTCGAAATCGTGCAACACGTGTACGACTATCTCAGCCCAAAAGATTTCAACGCCGCGCGCCATACATGCCGAGCTTGGATGCGGGCAAGTCTTGACAAGAAGTTGTTGATGACGATGCTGAGTCGAGGTGGCTGGCTGAGTAGTGCTGAAAATGCTGTGGTTTCTCCTCCCGACTCGATTATCCCTCGATGCGAGGAGTGGCTACTAAGCTGTCACCTCTCTCGACAGTGCGCTTTGACCTCTGGTTGGAGCGGAAATGGACTGGATACGCGAGCCGCCCTTGTGGAAAGCTCCAACATTGACTTTTCAGAGCTAGCCAATGGTTATGCCAGTGGTCTAATTTTCACAACAAGTCTCTGTAGCCGATACCTATGCGTAGCACGGGAAACAGTCATCTACATCTACGATATTGGGAACAGACTTCCAGTACCTGTTACTAGCGTTTTGTGCCCAAGAAGAGTTCTCGGGATGAGTATGGATGTCTCTTCTGGTCGACACGCTATCGCTGCGCTTTTGGAAGGCCGAATGGGTCTGGTTTGCGAACTACGGTACGGACGCTTTAGTGATGGAAGCCCTGTAGAGGTTTATGTTGAGGATGATGGACAGCAATCGGGTATCACAGCCAAACCATCAACTGAGACCAGCCACGCCGGTGTGTCTACGGAAGGTGTGTCTTTTGAGAAAAAAGGCTTACTGCGAGATCAATACGATCGCACATACATCCAAGAGCGAGACGCTACAACTTTCGACGCCATCGCT AATATGCAACTAGACTCAAGCGGTCCTCCGAAAATTCAGTCCGCCAAGGCAGAAACTCTGCCGGAGTCGTGCGCACATGGTATTCCGATTGAGAATGAAACCTCGACAATCTATCGCCATCTATGCTCCGAGGATGATCCACCACGCAGTGTCGCTATCTGCCCAAAGCGTCGCTGTGTTGCATTTGGATGTTCTGCGGGTATTGAACTGCATTGGATAGACGCACTCACGGGCCAAAGTCTGAGTCGCTGGTTCCCTCTTACCGCACCAA GTGACTATTTGTACTTTCTCTCGCCACGACCTGGTTTTGAATCGGCCAAGAAACTACGCCTCATCTCCAGTGCTGCTCATCCCGAAGATCGACCTGTTATCCGCCGGAAATTCTTTGGTCTACAGGCTGTAAGCTCGTTATGGGGCTCTTTTGGGTTCGAGGCAGCGTCCCGTAACCCAGGGTCGCCAAATTGCGATCACTATCATGCAGTTCCGCTGAGTGACGGGCATCACATTTTGTTCATCGATCCGGTCAGTGGGAGACTGGCCCTCGGCTGCGATGCGCCCCTCGGTGGGCCCACGAAGCTTCTGCGTAAGCTCATGTTCATATCGCCAGACAACAATGCAGTACCTAGGCTCTATAGCGCAGCCACCGACTTGTCCCAAGGCGTTCGGATCGTTGTGACTTATGAAGACAGTATCATGTTGTACAGCGTTCCGCCAGATATGCTCCGGCTCTCGCATGAGGAGCAAAAGACCGAGAGATCTGAACTCAGTAGTGTGTCTTCACACTCAGCAAATGAGCGCCAGAGAAACCATTGGCTCAACTAG
- a CDS encoding integral membrane protein has translation MTSPTPYPAFLHRFTRQNVVYGDARLIFAMLKPKNDTCPGSSDDIWGTSRPRDVRLQIYLSFSLGLFAFLIFCFLRPRWKGLYAARKKQNDLATSLPELPDSFFGWIIPLWKITDQQVLASAGLDAYVYLAFFKMAIKFLVVTLFFALAVIKPVHDTHQDKEGKKSPIRDDPDPDRIEVRSDFSTFVADYERYTDYLWMYLVFAYTFTALILYLIVSETRRIIDIRQAYLGSQTTITDRTIKLSGIPVELRSEDKIKDFIMDLGIGKVESVTLCRNWKELDNKVIERHAVLRKLEEAWTVHLGSRRVERSLETLPVVQPRPPEPTSANGNGDSETSPFLSDADRGSDFITPYARPRPKVKIWHGFLKLRYRKVDAIDFYEEKLRKIDDEIRSLRKKDFEPTPLAFVTMDSVASAQMAIQAVLDPSPLQLLAKNSPSPSDVVWSNTYLSRSQRIYRAWTITVIIGILSVFWTVLLVPIAGALNTCSIHEVFPRLAKMLKDHELLESLVNTQLPTLSLTLINVLVPFLYDWLANKQGMISQGDVELSVISKNFFFTFFNFFILFTILGTASGFLSMLERFAEKLTSATEIAYALATSLSDLLGFYTNFIILQGFGLFPFRLLEFGALTLYPIYLIGAKTPRDYAELVQPPVFSYGFFLPQTILIFIICMVYSVLKDSWQVLLTGLAYFMIGHFVHKYQLLYAMEHRQHSTGRGWTMMCDRVIVGVVLFQITVAGQLALKKAFKRAVLVAPLVICTLWFLFMFARTYRPLMKFIALRSLRNPEQSDIGRDVQEESVAGQQQWRRTAGRLTLDEARERGLRFENPSMIMPLDDAWLLHKRARPVNGSTGSEIDNSSAWE, from the exons ATGACATCGCCAACCCCGTACCCAGCATTCCTTCACCGTTTCACACGACAGAACGTCGTTTATGGCGACGCGAGACTTATCTTTGCAATGTTGAAGCCCAAAAACGATACTTGCCCGGGTAGCAGTGACGACATCTGGGGCACTTCGCGGCCGCGCGATGTCCGCCTCCAAATCTACCTATCATTCTCTCTTGGCTTGTTCGCCTTCTTGATCTTTTGC TTCCTTCGTCCACGATGGAAGGGGCTCTATGCGGCACGCAAGAAGCAGAATGACCTCGCGACGTCGCTGCCCGAGCTTCCCGATAGCTTTTTTGGCTGGATCATACCCCTATGGAAGATTACCGACCAACAGGTGCTGGCCTCGGCCGGCCTCGATGCCTACGTATATCTTGCCTTCTTCAAGATGGCTATCAAGTTTCTGGTTGTTACCCTCTTCTTTGCACTGGCTGTCATCAAGCCGGTGCATGATACACACCAGGACAAGGAGGGAAAGAAGTCCCCTATTCGTGACGACCCTGACCCCGATCGCATTGAAGTTCGCTCCGACTTTTCCACATTTGTTGCCGACTACGAACGCTACACCGACTACCTATGGATGTACCTCGTCTTTGCGTACACCTTCACCGCCCTTATACTATATCTTATCGTCTCTGAGACAAGGAGAATCATCGATATCCGTCAGGCGTATCTGGGAAGTCAGACAACCATTACCGATCGCACCATCAAGTTGTCGGGCATTCCAGTCGAGCTCCGGTCCGAGGACAAGATCAAGGACTTTATCATGGATCTCGGCATCGGAAAAGTAGAGAGCGTTACCCTCTGCAGGAATTGGAAGGAACTGGACAACAAGGTCATCGAAAGACATGCTGTGCTGCGAAAGCTAGAGGAAGCATGGACTGTTCATCTTGGAAGCCGCAGGGTGGAACGAAGCCTAGAGACACTTCCGGTTGTCCAGCCACGGCCACCAGAACCCACTAGCGCCAACGGAAACGGCGACAGCGAAACAAGTCCGTTCTTAAGCGATGCAGACCGAGGATCCGACTTCATTACTCCGTACGCCAGACCGCGGCCGAAAGTCAAGATTTGGCACGGCTTCCTGAAGCTGAGATACCGGAAGGTAGATGCCATCGATTTTTACGAAGAGAAACTACGGAAGATCGATGACGAGATCCGGTCGCTGCGCAAGAAAGATTTTGAACCAACTCCATTAGCCTTTGTGACCATGGACAGTGTTGCTAGCGCGCAGATGGCCATTCAAGCTGTACTCGACCCGTCACCACTGCAACTTCTGGCAAAAAACAGCCCATCACCATCGGACGTTGTTTGGTCAAACACATACCTGTCTCGATCTCAGCGGATTTATCGGGCCTGGACTATCACAGTCATCATTGGGATACTTAGCGTCTTCTGGACCGTGCTCTTAGTGCCCATAGCAGGTGCTTTGAACACCTGCTCTATCCATGAGGTCTTTCCCCGATTGGCAAAGATGCTAAAAGACCATGAGCTCTTGGAATCTCTTGTCAACACCCAACTTCCGACGCTGTCTCTCACGCTCATCAACGTACTTGTCCCATTCCTGTACGATT GGCTTGCAAACAAACAAGGTATGATTTCACAGGGTGACGTTGAGCTCTCGGTCATCTCGAAGAATTTCTTCTTCACATTTTTCAACTTCTTCATCCTCTTCACCATCCTGGGAACTGCCTCTGGCTTCCTGTCCATGCTTGAGCGCTTCGCTGAGAAGCTCACCAGCGCCACGGAAATTGCATACGCTTTGGCAACATCACTATCCGATTTGCTGGGTTTCTATACCAACTTCATCATCCTACAGGGATTCGGACTGTTCCCATTTAGGCTTCTGGAATTCGGTGCCCTGACTCTGTATCCAATCTACCTGATTGGCGCCAAAACGCCTCGAGACTACGCCGAACTAGTTCAACCCCCAGTTTTCAGCTACGGCTTCTTCCTTCCACAGACCATTCTCATATTCATCATTTGCATGGTCTATAGTGTGTTGAAAGACTCATGGCAGGTCTTGCTCACTGGTTTGGCCTACTTCATGATTGGCCACTTTGTGCACAAGTACCAGTTGCTATATGCTATGGAGCATCGCCAACACTCCACTGGCAGAGGCTGGACAATGATGTGCGACCGCGTCATTGTAGGCGTTGTTCTCTTCCAGATTACTGTCGCCGGTCAATTAGCTTTGAAGAAGGCATTCAAGCGTGCCGTCCTCGTCGCACCGTTGGTTATTTGTACTCTGTGGTTTTTGTTCATGTTTGCACGTACCTACCGACCACTGATGAAATTCATTGCACTCAGAAGTCTGCGGAATCCCGAGCAATCCGATATTGGGCGCGATGTTCAAGAAGAATCTGTCGCCGGCCAGCAACAGTGGCGAAGGACTGCTGGTCGGCTTACTCTGGACGAAGCCCGCGAGCGCGGGCTGCGATTTGAAAACCCGAGCATGATCATGCC TTTGGACGATGCATGGCTCCTGCACAAACGTGCCAGACCTGTGAACGGGTCGACTGGCTCAGAAATTGACAATAGCAGCGCTTGGGAGTAG
- a CDS encoding Arrestin-N multi-domain protein: MTSSQIRPTSTPSSPPVSSRSFLSRLKSPLSSKSRNYTDFYIQPDDPHRQYAPGDLISGTVIIKIVKPLRVTHLVVCLHGYAQVFKNPNTPGDAYKNYCSTTGSARVRKAGSYFGNGFVSLFEDEVVLCGEGRLAEGVYHFNFELEFPSTGLPSSIDFERGTISYMLNATLTRPTTMSPTASCDTKVYLTDTVDIAPIPALKPRVISLEPISRRARAKPRKRGPDDALQKPAGSEPPPTGSTLGPGSTIDDNEGPRSPSPSDVSYESQRSSGNASGTEYGVRSIHTTIDGSASQIASQTMLKGKTITATIDVLKPAFLRGDQIPIKVTVNHTKHIRSLKGIIITLYRQARVDMHPALPVVPNSKGAKTKSEDYYPKSRTGLGGLSLSSAGSCHLFRKDLCQSFAPLFVDPRTLTAEVKCAVRVPDEAFPTIANVPGAMISFKYYVEVVIDIQGKLTGLDRMVANAGLVNLPSAGGNAPMTGEDATGGMFSTWAGNFVDTDQIRREKGIVSALFEVVIGTKDSERNGKRKQPQEHPAHHNGLNEYPHEQMDPYGEHAYDPYYYNQDENGQYYNYGYDSTFWDVPGYEQHSTGGATSFPVPNVAEEEQGISEKERLRRAEERLLPSQPPDVAGPSTTSGAVQHGMPASAPVLPEDDDANIPYVAASSSSNPAHPPPPFPTATSPSSSRTPTAPPLQRHATGPDNDEATTPGNGSSRTVHADRQGTPVNGNATGHVKPLPPLPPADVTEARGAAPQYAASSSYVAPTDDKQELQRRRLEMERSAPPPPEQDEEGASSYAPSAPPLHRIHSSHLAPSAPVLDDEEEDLVDAVRRGRGPAEASKRQSEALPEYQR, encoded by the exons ATGACTTCCAGCCAGATACGCCCAACGTCCACTCCGTCCTCTCCCCCCGTGTCGAGCCGATCGTTTCTCTCGCGCCTGAAATCACCCTTGTCTTCCAAGTCTCGAAACTACACCGATTTCTATATCCAGCCCGATGACCCGCACCGCCAGTATGCGCCTGGGGACCTGATCAGCGGAACCGTCATTATCAAGATTGTTAAACCGCTGCGTGTGACCCATTTGGTCGTATGTCTACATGGTTATGCTCAAGTCTTCAAGAACCCGAATACACCAGGCGATGCCTACAAAAACTACTGCTCGACTACCGGATCCGCTAGGGTAAGGAAGGCGGGCAGCTACTTTGGCAATGGCTTCGTTTCGCTGTTCGAGGACGAGGTAGTGCTCTGCGGAGAAGGCCGACTTGCAGAAGGCGTGTACCATTTTAATTTTGAACTTGAATTTCCATCCACAGGATTGCCCAGCAGCATCGAT TTTGAGCGCGGGACCATCTCCTATATGCTCAATGCCACATTAACCCGCCCCACTACAATGTCGCCGACGGCTTCGTGCGATACCAAAGTTTACCTGACAGACACGGTTGACATCGCACCCATCCCGGCGTTGAAGCCCCGGGTGATATCTCTAGAACCCATATCCAGGCGAGCGCGCGCCAAACCGCGCAAACGTGGGCCTGACGACGCGCTCCAAAAACCCGCAGGCTCGGAACCCCCGCCAACAGGGTCCACCTTAGGCCCGGGCAGTACCATTGATGACAACGAGGGTCCACGAAGTCCGTCGCCCAGTGACGTGAGCTACGAAAGTCAAAGAAGTAGTGGGAACGCCTCGGGGACCGAGTATGGTGTTCGCTCCATTCACACCACCATAGATGGATCGGCCTCACAGATTGCAAGTCAAACGATGCTTAAAGGAAAGACCATCACAGCCACAATTGACGTGCTCAAGCCCGCCTTCCTCAGAGGCGATCAGATACCGATCAAGGTCACTGTAAATCATACCAAGCATATTCGAAGCTTAAAAGGTATCATCATCACATTGTACCGTCAGGCCCGAGTCGACATGCATCCTGCACTGCCTGTAGTGCCAAACAGTAAAGGTGCCAAGACAAAGTCGGAGGATTACTACCCAAAATCAAGGACCGGCCTAGGAGGGCTGTCGCTATCTTCGGCTGGCTCGTGTCATTTGTTCCGGAAGGATCTGTGCCAATCGTTTGCACCGCTTTTCGTTGACCCCCGGACACTCACGGCCGAGGTCAAGTGTGCAGTCCGCGTACCAGATGAGGCATTCCCCACGATTGCAAACGTCCCAGGTGCCATGATATCGTTCAAATACTATGTCGAAGTGGTGATTGATATACAAGGCAAGTTGACCGGGCTCGACCGAATGGTAGCAAATGCCGGCCTTGTCAATCTACCTTCTGCTGGAGGTAATGCCCCTATGACTGGCGAAGATGCCACAGGCGGCATGTTTTCAACCTGGGCTGGCAACTTTGTTGATACTGACCAAATTCGCCGCGAAAAGGGCATCGTCAGTGCTTTGTTTGAGGTTGTCATTGGTACCAAAGATAGTGAGAGGAACGGGAAAAGAAAACAACCCCAAGAGCACCCCGCCCACCACAATGGACTGAACGAATACCCTCATGAACAGATGGATCCGTATGGCGAGCACGCATATGATCCTTACTACTACAACCAAGATGAGAACGGCCAATATTATAATTATGGCTATGACTCGACGTTCTGGGACGTTCCCGGGTATGAACAACACAGCACAGGGGGTGCCACGTCTTTCCCAGTGCCTAATGTGGCTGAAGAGGAGCAAGGAATTTCTGAGAAGGAGCGTTTACGACGAGCAGAAGAACGCCTACTGCCATCTCAGCCGCCAGATGTTGCAGGGCCATCTACCACTTCGGGCGCAGTTCAACACGGTATGCCAGCGTCAGCACCCGTGCTACCAGAGGACGACGATGCAAACATTCCCTACGTTGCAGCTTCGTCATCGTCAAATCCGGCACATCCTCCACCACCATTCCCTACGGCTACGTCGCCCTCGTCCTCGCGCACGCCGACAGCACCGCCATTACAACGTCATGCAACAGGCCCGGACAATGACGAAGCGACGACTCCCGGAAATGGGTCGTCACGCACAGTACACGCCGACCGTCAAGGAACACCCGTCAATGGCAATGCAACCGGACATGTCAAACCACTGCCTCCACTGCCCCCAGCAGACGTGACTGAAGCTCGAGGTGCTGCACCGCAGTATGCAGCCTCGTCATCATATGTTGCGCCAACAGACGACAAGCAAGAGTTACAACGGCGGAGACTAGAAATGGAAAGAAGtgcaccaccaccaccagaGCAAGATGAAGAGGGTGCGTCGTCGTATGCGCCCTCAGCACCGCCTCTTCACAGAATACACAGCTCGCATCTGGCGCCTTCAGCACCCGTTCTCGATGACGAAGAGGAGGACCTGGTAGATGCTGTGCGGCGGGGTCGTGGTCCGGCAGAAGCAAGCAAAAGACAAAGCGAAGCCTTGCCAGAGTATCAGAGGTGA
- a CDS encoding G-patch domain containing protein, giving the protein MGLAAPKNRTKISNDPQNTTWANNTSRFGHRILSSQGWQPGDSLGAKGASHAAHYTAASQSHIRVLLKDDNLGLGAKRGSERAENFGLAGLESILGRLNGKEAEVKKEEERREEIEKRAFVYRKYGMMNFVSGGFLVGDKITKKSDIKKEVEIKSEIKSEPESDDGAVDKKRKKRKHEERTEDEPKLKRKKKSIDLRDESKEVKDKKSKKGKKDKSRKSKRSASSDSEASSNDAVAPEPVTDKARRKAEKKARKQEKRAKKALKKAAKRAAKSKDNSDDSSSESEAEEDVPTTISTVPVAATSTPVPAGLAYNPRGMHAVRAKWIRQKKAATMDAQAMKEIFMIKTPS; this is encoded by the exons ATGGGTCTCGCCGCGCCCAAGAA CCGCACGAAGATTTCCAATGACCCACAAAACACGACCTGGGCGAACAATACCTCTCGCTTCGGGCATCGCATACTAAGCTCGCAAGGGTGGCAGCCTGGAGACTCTTTGGGAGCAAAAGGTGCCTCTCACGCCGCTCATTACACGGCCGCGTCGCAATCGCATATTCGGGTCTTGCTCAAAGACGACAACCTTGGTTTGGGCGCAAAGCGAGGGAGTGAGCGAGCGGAGAATTTTGGGCTGGCAGGGCTAGAAAGCATTCTTGGGCGACTGAATGGCAAGGAGGCCGAGGTCaagaaggaagaggagaGGCGAGAGGAGATTGAGAAGAGGGCTTTTGTGTACCGGAAATACGGCATGATGAACTTTGTTAGTGGCGGTTTCCTGGTGGGAGACAAGATTACGAAGAAGTCAGATATCAAGAAGGAAGTCGAGATCAAGTCGGAGATCAAGTCGGAGCCGGAGAGCGACGACGGTGCGGTGGACAAGAAGCGCAAGAAGAGGAAACACGAGGAGCGCACTGAAGACGAGCCGAAGTTGAAgcgcaagaagaagagcatCGACCTGCGCGACGAGTCCAAGGAAGTAAAGGATAAGAAGTCGAAGAAAGGCAAGAAGGACAAATCCAGAAAGTCCAAGCGGTCGGCTTCGTCAGACTCGGAAGCCTCTAGCAACGATGCTGTCGCTCCAGAACCCGTCACGGACAAGGCACGGCGGAAAGCAGAGAAGAAGGCCCGCAAGCAAGAAAAACGGGCGAAGAAGGCGCTCAAGAAGGCGGCGAAGAGAGCCGCGAAGTCAAAGGACAACTCAGACGACTCCAGCTCGGAAAGCGAGGCAGAAGAGGATGTACCGACAACAATCTCAACGGTTCCAGTGGCTGCTACATCAACTCCGGTCCCTGCAGGGCTAGCCTACAACCCAAGAGGCATGCATGCGGTCAGGGCAAAGTGGATTCGTCAGAAAAAGGCAGCGACTATGGATGCGCAAGCCATGAAAGAA ATTTTCATGATAAAAACACCGTCATAA
- a CDS encoding ERG12, Mevalonate kinase, which produces MAANSSMRRTTLDAPANFHPFTTSSSSHPAQTAIDSMPAQLAANLPPATMSSKNGAPVMLRKQSSPMMPPFMVSAPGKVIVYGEHAVVHGKAAIAAAISLRSYLHVSFLSKSNRTVKLRFPDIQMEHTWDIDQLPWDSFTQPGKKKYYYDLVTSLDPDLMAAIKPFIDEVSAKAPEHIRKIHHASAYSFLYLFMSLASRKVPPCVYTLRSTIPIGAGLGSSASISVCISTALLLQIRALSGPHQDQPPQECELNIERINRWAFVGEMCIHGNPSGVDNTVSSGGKAVLFQRRDYDKPPLVVPLHSFPELPLLLVNTRQSRSTATEVAKVAHLRNVHPALTENILNAIGLVTESAHKLLTSPDFDATSPAALKHLGELVTINHGLLVSLGVSHPKLERIREIIDHTGIGWTKLTGAGGGGCAITILKPQPPALTNGHSHDEPSSDESSEADVDCGSSVISNGTKLKYKILDSLEVKLEQEGFEKFETTLAGDGVGVLWPAVLHNGNEEEGGEEIDQEKFLKAEGNVGIERLVGVSSYRRRTVKEVREGWKFWRPWEVPVR; this is translated from the exons ATGGCAGCCAACAGCAGCATGCGCCGGACCACGCTCGACGCGCCAG CCAACTTTCATCCCTTCACTACATCTTCGTCTTCACATCCGGCACAAACCGCCATAGACTCAATGCCCGCCCAGTTAGCTGCGAATCTGCCTCCTGCCACAATGTCGTCCAAAAATGGTGCTCCTGTCATGCTTAGGAAGCAGTCGTCGCCCATGATGCCTCCTTTCATGGTCTCTGCGCCCGGCAAGGTCATTGTGTACGGCGAACATGCCGTTGTCCATGGAAAG GCTGCCATTGCCGCTGCCATATCGCTCCGCTCCTACCTCCACGTCTCTTTTCTCTCCAAATCGAATCGAACCGTCAAGCTGCGCTTTCCCGACATACAGATGGAACACACGTGGGACATTGACCAGCTGCCATGGGACAGCTTCACCCAGCCGGGCAAGAAGAAGTACTACTACGACCTCGTCACTTCGTTAGACCCCGACCTCATGGCCGCCATCAAGCCCTTCATCGACGAGGTGTCGGCCAAAGCCCCCGAACACATACGCAAGATCCACCATGCTTCGGCCTACTCCTTCCTGTACCTCTTTATGTCGCTGGCCTCGCGCAAAGTACCGCCGTGCGTGTACACGTTGCGCTCCACCATCCCCATTGGCGCCGGTCTGGGGAGCAGCGCCAGCATCTCCGTGTGCATCAGTACTGCACTGCTGCTGCAGATCCGCGCCCTGAGTGGTCCACATCAGGATCAGCCTCCACAAGAGTGCGAGCTCAACATTGAGCGCATCAACCGCTGGGCGTTTGTGGGCGAAATGTGCATACATGGAAATCCCTCAGGTGTCGATAACACAGTCTCTTCAGGTGGCAAGGCCGTCCTCTTCCAACGGAGAGACTACGACAAGCCGCCTCTGGTTGTACCGCTCCACAGCTTCCCCGAACTGCCACTTCTTTTGGTCAACACGCGCCAGTCGCGCAGCACCGCCACCGAAGTCGCCAAAGTCGCACATCTGCGCAACGTCCACCCCGCCCTCACAGAAAACATACTCAACGCCATCGGCTTAGTTACCGAATCTGCACACAAGCTCCTAACTTCCCCAGACTTTGACGCCACTTCGCCCGCAGCGCTCAAGCACCTTGGCGAGCTTGTCACGATAAATCACGGCCTGCTTGTCTCGCTTGGCGTCTCGCACCCAAAGCTTGAGCGCATTCGCGAAATCATCGACCACACGGGCATTGGATGGACGAAGCTCACTGGTGCGGGTGGCGGCGGATGCGCCATCACCATTCTTAAACCACAGCCACCGGCACTTACAAACGGCCACTCACACGACGAGCCATCATCGGACGAATCGTCCGAAGCCGACGTAGACTGCGGCTCGTCTGTCATTTCAAACGGCACCAAACTAAAGTACAAGATCCTCGACTCGCTCGAAGTCAAGCTGGAACAAGAAGGCTTTGAAAAGTTTGAAACTACGCTCGCAGGCGATGGCGTGGGTGTCCTCTGGCCTGCTGTGCTGCACAATGGCAATGAAGAGGAAGGTGGCGAGGAGATTGACCAGGAAAAGTTTCTCAAGGCCGAGGGCAATGTCGGCATTGAGAGATTGGTCGGTGTGTCGAGTTATAGACGCCGTACCGTCAAGGAAGTTAGAGAAGGGTGGAAGTTTTGGAGGCCCTGGGAGGTTCCAGTGCGATGA
- a CDS encoding eukaryotic translation initiation factor 3 subunit EifCj produces the protein MEDDGETDEDETEAERRARLRQQEVDGSRAQAEELFGDLSISNKRAGKAVTITDEGDPGKAIDLSSLAIFNPNTKDQFTKLRETLTPLLVANSKKGQYSLFLQEFTKQIAKELPSEQIKKIASGLTTLSNEKMKEEKAAEKGGKKSKAAKTKTTLNASRDVGVRADTRAYDDEDFGDDDFM, from the exons ATGGAAGATGACGGCGAGACGGACGAAGACGAGACTGAGGCCGAACGTCGTGCACGCCTCCGCCAGCAGGAAGTTGACGGCTCGCGCGCCCAAGCCGAAGAACTCTTTGGCGACCTCAGCATCAGCAACAAGCGCGCAGGCAAGGCCGTCACCATCACAGATGAGGGCGACCCGGGCAAGGCCATCGACCTCTCGTCGCTCGCAATCTTCAACCCAAACACCAAAGACCAATTCACCAAGCTGCGCGAAACCCTCACACCTCTGCTCGTGGCAAACTCCAAGAAGGGGCAATACTCGCTGTTCCTGCAGGAGTTTACAAAGCAGATTGCAAAGGAGCTGCCGAGTGAGCAGATTAAGAAGATTGCCTCTGGCCTGACGACGCTGAGCAACGAGAAGATgaaggaggagaaggcgGCGGAGAAGGGCGGCAAGAAGTCAAAGGCGGCAAAGACCAAGACGACGCTTAATGCGAGTAGGGACGTGGGTGTTCGCGCGGATACTAGGGCATATGATGATGAGGACTTTGGCGA TGATGATTTTATGTGA